A stretch of the Lolium perenne isolate Kyuss_39 chromosome 3, Kyuss_2.0, whole genome shotgun sequence genome encodes the following:
- the LOC127342698 gene encoding zinc finger CCCH domain-containing protein 7, with amino-acid sequence MEDALMPPVPPAPLAAAAAAPTNLFLTRRRSHLDSASYRTLSRLFSHCLHLHPQHHAVPAHPEVQTAAANPICDDSQGGSVPPKDAEFGHLAEESAVVSTSVPEAPVPSVAAGNPIADLDVAPQGSVVEHEVAGVEQVEDMVVVGSACRKPGALVDEFSGEAELVGADDVLRTMKACLEGEAEESAEVAVVDDDGHLLLDTMMTNFSGLIGDASGGTASYGVSEGEPQNDGKIADGVTKLGVGIEEDRPLGNLDHQSINAGGGFEEGEIEGDLQDLDNGSDDSELQDADDEKLQEDCDTRGSGENESSGHDTRCLNLLSTPEIKGTSDLNLILDKEDTIKGDALMHDPRTQVVSYDEIVEWNETPVHDAEAPRGGGRKRHLTEERKAKKTKNKRVKRAQQRVADGVKRLKLAPIMKPKVVKYCHFYLNGKCQQGNTCKFSHDTTPLTKSKPCTHFARGSCLKGDDCPYDHDLSKYPCHNFVENGTCFRGDKCKFSHVVPTADGPSKSDAKKSDMSLVSEKTISRDQTSSQKTLAVHDGEHVTSAPTKPNSILQNLAGSSVNAQKASARTPKGVQFRTSSKDRSDYSMLHQDAPPIEKRMLTNGSKYKNFGGPQAAEGDKNVNPNRQRQSSAPLLDEKNSFKEDSSHQRKSLLTDSTAVLGSVNTQHEVSEASRILQEFLFGAGS; translated from the exons ATGGAGGATGCCCTCATGCCGCCGGTGCCTCCTGCCCCTCTtgcggcagccgccgccgccccaaCCAATCTTTTCCTCACTCGCCGTCGATCACATCTCGACAGCGCCTCCTACCGCACGCTCTCTCGGCTCTTCTCCCACTGCCTCCACCTCCACCCTCAGCACCATGCGGTCCCGGCGCATCCGGAGGTCCAGACCGCCGCCGCCAACCCTATCTGCGATGACTCACAGGGGGGCTCGGTGCCGCCTAAGGACGCCGAGTTTGGGCATCTAGCAGAGGAGTCGGCTGTAGTAAGCACTTCTGTCCCTGAGGCTCCCGTACCCTCGGTAGCCGCCGGGAACCCTATTGCCGACCTGGACGTGGCACCACAGGGATCCGTTGTGGAGCATGAGGTCGCTGGGGTTGAGCAGGTAGAGGACATGGTTGTTGTAGGAAGCGCCTGCCGTAAGCCAGGTGCGTTAGTTGACGAGTTCAGCGGTGAAGCTGAACTTGTGGGGGCAGACGATGTTTTGAGGACGATGAAGGCTTGTTTGGAGGGGGAGGCTGAGGAATCGGCAGAGGTAGCGGTCGTCGATGATGATGGACATCTGCTGCTTGACACAATGATGACCAACTTCTCAGGGTTGATCGGTGATGCCAGTGGCGGCACAGCATCCTATGGGGTTTCTGAAGGTGAGCCACAGAATGATGGCAAGATAGCCGATGGGGTGACAAAATTGGGAGTTGGAATTGAAGAAGACAGACCGTTGGGCAATTTGGATCATCAGTCGATTAATGCTGGTGGCGGGTTTGAGGAAGGAGAGATTGAGGGTGACTTGCAGGATTTGGACAATGGATCTGATGATTCGGAGCTTCAAGATGCAGATGATGAGAAATTACAGGAGGATTGTGATACCAGAGGGTCTGGGGAGAATGAATCATCTGGACATGACACGCGGTGTCTGAATTTGCTTTCAACGCCTGAAATCAAAGGGACCAGTGATCTTAATCTTATACTGGACAAGGAAGATACTATCAAGGGTGATGCGCTAATGCATGATCCCAGGACGCAAGTAGTCAGTTACGATGAAATTGTGGAATGGAATGAGACTCCAGTGCATGATGCTGAG GCTCCTAGAGGAGGGGGAAGAAAACGACATTTGACAGAGGAAAGAAAGGCTAAGAAGACG AAAAATAAACGAGTTAAGAGAGCACAGCAACGGGTAGCTGATGGTGTGAAAAGACTGAAACTTGCGCCAATTATGAAGCCAAAAGTAGTGAAGTATTGCCACTTCTACTTGAACGGGAAGTGCCAGCAG GGCAACACTTGCAAGTTCTCCCATGATACTACACCTTTGACAAAATCTAAG CCGTGCACACATTTTGCACGTGGTTCTTGTTTGAAAGGAGATGATTGTCCTTATGATCATGACCTGTCAAAGTACCCTTGCCACAATTTTGTGGAAAATGGAACGTGCTTCAGGGGTGATAAATGCAAATTTTCTCATGTG GTCCCAACTGCAGATGGTCCTTCCAAATCGGATGCAAAGAAATCTGATATGTCATTGGTGTCTGAAAAAACAATCAGCAGAGATCAAACAAGTAGTCAGAAAACATTGGCAGTGCATGATGGTGAACATGTAACCTCTGCTCCTACCAAACCTAACTCCATTCTTCAAAACCTTGCCGGCAGCTCAGTAAATGCTCAAAAAGCATCAGCTCGTACACCAAAGGGTGTACAGTTTCGTACTTCTAGTAAAGACAGATCAGATTATAGCATGCTGCATCAGGATGCTCCGCCCATCGAGAAGCGTATGCTTACAAATGGCAGTAAATATAAGAATTTTGGTGGGCCACAGGCTGCAGAAGGGGATAAAAATGTCAATCCAAATAGACAGAGACAGAGCTCAGCGCCACTTCTCGATGAGAAGAACTCATTCAAAGAAGATAGTTCACATCAAAGGAAAAGTTTGCTTACTGACTCTACTGCAGTGCTTGGATCAGTAAACACTCAGCACGAAGTTTCAGAGGCTTCTAGAATTCTGCAGGAATTCTTGTTTGGTGCTGGCAGTTAG